In Streptantibioticus cattleyicolor NRRL 8057 = DSM 46488, a genomic segment contains:
- the rph gene encoding ribonuclease PH translates to MSVNAGVRIDGRTPEQLRPVTIERGWSKHAEGSVLVSFGDTRVLCTASVTEGVPRWRKGSGEGWVTAEYAMLPRATNTRGDRESVRGRIGGRTHEISRLIGRSLRAVIDYKALGENTVVLDCDVLQADGGTRTAAITGAYVALADAVSWAQEHKLVKAKAQPLTGSVSAVSVGIIDGVPMLDLRYEEDVRAETDMNVVCTGDGRFVEVQGTAEGAPFARTELDALLDLAVAGNAELEAVQRAALAAARS, encoded by the coding sequence ATGTCTGTGAATGCTGGGGTCCGTATCGACGGACGCACTCCCGAACAGCTCCGCCCGGTCACCATCGAACGCGGATGGAGCAAGCACGCGGAGGGCTCCGTACTCGTCTCCTTCGGCGACACCCGGGTGCTGTGCACCGCGAGCGTCACCGAGGGCGTGCCCCGCTGGCGCAAGGGCAGCGGTGAGGGCTGGGTCACCGCCGAGTACGCCATGCTGCCGCGCGCCACCAACACCCGCGGCGACCGCGAGTCGGTCCGCGGCAGGATCGGCGGGCGCACCCACGAGATCTCCCGGCTCATCGGCCGCTCGCTGCGCGCCGTGATCGACTACAAGGCGCTCGGCGAGAACACCGTCGTCCTCGACTGCGACGTCCTCCAGGCCGACGGCGGCACCCGCACCGCCGCCATCACCGGCGCCTACGTGGCCCTGGCCGACGCCGTCTCCTGGGCCCAGGAGCACAAGCTCGTCAAGGCCAAGGCGCAGCCGCTCACCGGATCGGTCAGCGCGGTCAGCGTCGGCATCATCGACGGCGTGCCCATGCTCGACCTGCGGTACGAGGAGGACGTCCGCGCCGAGACCGACATGAACGTGGTCTGCACCGGCGACGGCCGCTTCGTCGAGGTGCAGGGCACCGCCGAGGGCGCCCCCTTCGCCCGTACCGAGCTCGACGCCCTGCTCGACCTCGCGGTGGCCGGCAACGCCGAACTCGAGGCCGTCCAGCGCGCCGCCCTCGCCGCCGCGCGGAGCTGA
- a CDS encoding PTS transporter subunit EIIC: protein MSTATAAAAPAKKRGSGLFQGLQKIGRSLQLPIAVLPAAGILLRLGQPDVFGAQGLGWDNVAKVFAGAGGALLDASLGLPLLFCIGVAIGFAKKADGSTALAAVVGFLVYYTVIHQFPVACGAGASFVSTGSLGGACVKGATVTPAAFQNPGVLGGIIMGLLSAVLWQRFHRTKLVDWLGFFNGRRLVPIIMAFVGTAAGVLVVLGWQPIGDAISSFGKWMTGLGAVGSGLFGLVNRGLLPIGMHQFVNTVAWFQIGDFTNSAHQVVHGDLNRYFAHDPSAGQFMSGFFPIMMFGLPAAALAIAHSARPERRKAVLGMMVSVALTAFVTGVTEPIEFSFMFIAPVLYAIHAVLTALSMAITWALGVHAGFTFSAGAIDYLLNWNLATKPWLIIPIGLCFAVVYYVLFRFAITKFNLPTPGREPEEEVEDITKA, encoded by the coding sequence ATGAGTACGGCCACCGCTGCGGCGGCGCCCGCGAAGAAGCGGGGATCCGGCCTTTTCCAAGGATTGCAGAAGATCGGGCGGAGCCTCCAGCTTCCGATCGCGGTGCTCCCGGCGGCGGGCATCCTGCTGCGCCTCGGCCAGCCGGACGTCTTCGGCGCGCAGGGCCTGGGCTGGGACAACGTGGCGAAGGTCTTCGCCGGTGCGGGCGGCGCCCTGCTGGACGCCTCGCTCGGCCTGCCGCTGCTGTTCTGCATAGGCGTGGCGATCGGCTTCGCCAAGAAGGCGGACGGCTCCACGGCGCTCGCCGCGGTCGTCGGCTTCCTCGTCTACTACACCGTGATCCACCAGTTCCCGGTGGCGTGCGGCGCCGGCGCCTCGTTCGTCTCGACCGGGTCGCTCGGCGGGGCGTGCGTCAAGGGGGCGACGGTGACCCCGGCCGCGTTCCAGAACCCGGGGGTGCTCGGCGGCATCATCATGGGTCTGCTCTCCGCGGTGCTGTGGCAGCGGTTCCACCGCACCAAGCTGGTCGACTGGCTCGGCTTCTTCAACGGCCGCCGGCTGGTGCCGATCATCATGGCGTTCGTCGGCACCGCCGCCGGTGTGCTGGTGGTCCTGGGCTGGCAGCCGATCGGTGACGCGATCAGCTCCTTCGGCAAGTGGATGACGGGCCTGGGCGCCGTCGGCTCCGGTCTGTTCGGCCTGGTCAACCGTGGTCTGCTGCCGATCGGCATGCACCAGTTCGTCAACACCGTGGCGTGGTTCCAGATCGGTGACTTCACCAACTCGGCCCACCAGGTGGTCCACGGCGACCTCAACCGCTACTTCGCGCACGACCCGTCGGCCGGCCAGTTCATGTCCGGCTTCTTCCCGATCATGATGTTCGGCCTGCCGGCGGCGGCGCTGGCCATCGCGCACTCGGCCCGTCCGGAGCGGCGCAAGGCGGTGCTGGGCATGATGGTGTCGGTGGCGCTGACCGCCTTCGTCACCGGCGTCACCGAGCCGATCGAGTTCTCGTTCATGTTCATCGCGCCGGTGCTCTACGCCATCCACGCGGTGCTCACCGCGCTGTCGATGGCGATCACCTGGGCGCTGGGCGTCCACGCCGGCTTCACCTTCTCGGCCGGCGCCATCGACTACCTGCTCAACTGGAACCTGGCGACCAAGCCATGGCTGATCATCCCGATCGGCCTGTGCTTCGCGGTGGTGTACTACGTGCTCTTCCGCTTCGCGATCACCAAGTTCAACCTCCCCACCCCGGGCCGGGAGCCCGAGGAGGAGGTCGAGGACATCACCAAGGCGTGA
- a CDS encoding PTS glucose/sucrose transporter subunit IIB, with product MDMASKAEKIVAGLGGLDNIEEVEGCITRLRTEVHDASLVDEAALKAAGAHGVVKMGNAIQVVIGTDADPIAAEIEDMM from the coding sequence GTGGACATGGCCAGCAAGGCTGAGAAGATCGTCGCCGGCCTCGGCGGGCTCGACAACATCGAAGAGGTCGAGGGCTGCATCACCCGGCTGCGCACCGAGGTCCACGACGCCTCCCTGGTCGACGAGGCCGCCCTGAAGGCGGCCGGCGCCCACGGCGTCGTCAAGATGGGCAACGCCATCCAGGTCGTCATCGGCACCGACGCCGACCCGATCGCCGCCGAGATCGAGGACATGATGTGA